The DNA window GTTTTTTTCCTAGATTTACATTACATGGTCAATCACTGCGCTTGCCATTCCTTATCGGCTCATTTATGAGTTTGTGTTCCCCATCTGACTTGATTGTTGCCTAGAATTGATATGCATTTATGCAGTGTCTCTGCGATTGTATCGCTAAACCGAAAAGGAAAGAGCTGTTTTTGGCACTTTGGTTGTTTTATGTTGTTCTCTGTGACTGGCATTGTACTTCCATTGCCCATATCATCTATCCAAGTTTGACACAAAGTTGTGATTTTTGCAGGCCTCTTCCACCACTCCCTAAACTAGAGGTCTCAGATGTGGTTGTTGAGAAAGCTGCAGATCGGGCTCTTGTATGGATCAACAAGGTGTTGGCTGTTGGCCATGATATTGCCATCAAGAGAGATAGGAGTGTTTTTATAAAGGTCTCTCTCTTATACACACACATCCATGCCCACTAGTACACACACAACTGTACGTCTATACGGCTGTACCTGCCTTTGTATGCTTTCTTCTTATGCCCCTTATTTTGTTTGGTCATATAGGTTATATTGATTTTATGGGTGGTTTCATACATTGGAATGCTCTTCAACTTCCTTACGCTCATTTACATTGGTGAGTACTACTGAATTTGTTTCTCTTTAACTTCCTGGACCTATTCATGTATGGATCAATCGTTCTTTTATGATAGCTCATATGTAATAATTGTATCATTCTGGCTTTTCTCTAGGTGTAATGTTTTCTCTGTTAGTTCCACCATTGTATGAGAAGTACCAGGACCAAGTCGATGAAAAGATTGGTATGGCGCACAGTGTACTATCAAGGCACTTAGATACCATCATTAGCAAGACTGGAGAATCAACCAAGCAAAAGAAGACTGAGTAACCGGTGTTTTTGCTACATTGGGTGAGCTTCTAAGACGGTTTGAATCTTTTTTACTAGTTCATGGTATACTCTAAATCCAACAAACCAAACTAATAGCTTTTGTGTTTCACATATTTAGTATGCTACACATTT is part of the Oryza glaberrima chromosome 4, OglaRS2, whole genome shotgun sequence genome and encodes:
- the LOC127769604 gene encoding reticulon-like protein B11, coding for MATTSRRSLHALLGGGAVADLVLWRRRNVSAAAVAGATAVWFLFERAGYSFPSVMANALLLLVAILFFWAKSASLLNRPLPPLPKLEVSDVVVEKAADRALVWINKVLAVGHDIAIKRDRSVFIKVILILWVVSYIGMLFNFLTLIYIGVMFSLLVPPLYEKYQDQVDEKIGMAHSVLSRHLDTIISKTGESTKQKKTE